In uncultured Acidilobus sp. JCHS, the sequence CAGGCCCTTTCCCTCAGCGAGACCCTCAAGGGCCTTTGCGGCGGTGGCGGGGTCGACCTTGCTCGCCCTGACCCTCCTGGCAAGGGCGTTGGCCGCCTCGACGAGGGCCAGGTCAACTGTCGCAGCCCCTTCCCTCATGGCCTGCTCCACCTGCTCCCAGCCGTCCTCCCCCAGGAGGTACTTGACGAGGGCTGAGGAGTCGAGGACCCTCAAGTGAGGCCACCTGAGACCGGGGGCAGTATGGAGATGAAGTCGCCGTCCGATAGCCTCACCTCGCCAGCCCTGGAGGGCTCAGCGCTCCTCCCGTTGACAAGCACGAGCACCCTCCCAGCCATGGCTGACGTTAACCTGGGGCCGTGTATCCTCCCCAGCTCTCCCAGCAGGTCAGCCAGGCTCGAGCCCTCCGGCAGCTCGAGCTCCTCCCTGTGGACGCCAGCGGCCTCGACCAGCTGGCCCCCGAAGAGCACTGTGACCCTCAAGGCCTAGCTCACGAGCCCCTGGGGGCAGGGTAGGGCACTATGGGCACCAGCGCCTTCTCCTGGAGCTTGGCGAAGAAGTACCTCTTGAAGTAGGCTGCGTCGTTCACGTCAACGTAGGCCAGGGCGCCCTCGGGGCAGGCCTTCACGCAGGCCGGGTCGCCGCCGCAGAGGTCGCACTTGACGGCCTTCTTCTCAAGGCGGTCTATTGTTATGACCCCGTACGGGCAGACCATGACGCACCTCTCGCAGCCGTCGCACCTGGACCTGTCTATGACCACGGCGAAGGTGTTTGGGTCCCTGTATATGGCGTCATGGGGGCACACGCCGTCCATCGCACAGAGGCCGCACTGTATGCAGAAGAGCGGGGCGTCGAGGGGCTCCCTCTCGAGCCTGAGCACATGGATTGCCGAGAGCTCCGGGTCGAAGACCTTGAAGTGCTCGAAGCTGCAGGCGAGCTCACACCTGCCGCAGCCAGTGCACTTCTCGGGGATCGCTATGAGCTGCTTCAAGCCGGGCCCCTCTCAGGCTGGGCCCCAGGAGATATATTACCCTGACCTCCTCCCGGCCCCAGTAAGGGATGAGGTCTAGCCCCTCCTTAACGTTACGCCATCTAAGGAACGCCAGGCCGCGATGGTCAGGAGGGGCTGGGACTCAGGCCTTGACTTCGAGGAGGCCTACAGGAGGATACTAAACCACATGCTGAGCTCCAGGAGCCCATACGACGTGGTCCTCCTAGTCCAATTGCGCAACGGCAGCCGCGTAGGCGAGGCCGTAGAGGCCACAGTGAGGTTCTGCGAGACAGACCAGGACCAGGTCCTCGTAAGGGTCGAGAAGCACAAGGACAATGACCTGCGCCTTATGGTCCTCTCAGAGGAGCTCAGGTCAGGCGAGGGCAGGCAGCTGCTGGGCGAGGCCTGCTCCAGGCTCTCAGCCCTCAGGAACCCAAAGGCCGCCGTAAAGGTGTACTGCCGCAGGGCCTACGGCTTCAACACCCACAGCCTGAGGTACGCCTTCGTTTCGTACCTCCTGAAGAGGGGCGTGTCGCCGAGCATAGTCGCCAAAATCACAGGCCACAGGTCGCTCGACCACATCCTTCACTACACTGAGGTCAAGCTGGCTGAGGAGGTACTGGCTGGCCTCAGGGGCTGGGGCGCCTCGCCATCTGAGGGCCAGGCGCCTTGACCTTAGGCCGCAAAGCTATTTATATTTCAAAGCGCAAAGCATCTTGAGGTGCGGTCCTCTTGAGGACCAAGGGGGCCCTGGCCCTCGTCCTTATCATCGTTGTCTCGGCATCACTGCTCGCTGGGCTGTTCTACGCGATGCCTAGCCTGTTCCACAGGAGGGGCGTGATAATAGTAAGGGCATACGCTATAGGGAGCGACGGGGGCCTGATCCAGCTGACCAACGCCTCGTTCTCGGTCTGGGCCTGGGCCCCCACACCTAACGGTACTGAGTTCATCCCCGTCTTCAACGGCACAGGGGCCCAGGCCGCGATAAACCTGACCAGGCTCGTAGGCTGGGCCGAGGACTGGATAAGCACATACGGCATGGCGGCCATATTCTCCTTTGAGCCCTCGATAATTATCTGAGTCTCATACCCCATAGCACTGCCCAACGGCAGCCTTGAGCTTGTGACCCAGCCCTCCTTCCAGCCCCTTAACCTGAGCCTCCCGCTGAGCGGCAGCGGGGCCGTGATAGACGTTATGGTGGGCCACCCCTTCAGGACGCTGCTGAACCCTGGCAAGGGCGCTGGGGTAGCTGTAAGGGGTCTCACCAAAGTGTCGCCAGGGCAGACCACAACGACGACCGTCACCACCACGCTAACTAATATAACCACAACCTCATCCACGCGCCCATCAAACGCTTGCCCCATCTGCTATATGCCTATCGATCTCTTACTGGTACCTCACGTCATTGCTTGGTACCCCAACGACACGGGCATGGCCCCCATAAGCCTCGCCATTGCCTTGGCGCAGCCCAGTAATGTTAGTGGCAAAAACGATGCATATATGACCATAGGTATAACGGTGGCCTCTTCGTATGTCAAGCAGTTCACTATAAACGGCCTCATGATAGCTGGCAGCGCGTTCGACGCCGCTACGGATGATTACGAGGAGACGGGGAACCTGTTCCAGGCCGTCAGCAAGCTTTCCCCGCAGCTGGGGACCACGTTCACGTTCACGACTGAAGGAGAGATCGCAGAAAGTAACGGCGTAGGGGTCGAAACCCCAACGACTGATGACGACATAGCCCAGCTCTACATGGTTGGCCAGGTGGCGCTGGTCAACTGGACGGCGTACATGCTGCCTCTGGTTTCCAACACGCCAGTAGGCTGGTACCTCGGCCTCCAGCTGACGGAGTTTAAGGCAGTGGAGAACAACAGCGCAGTGGCCCCCGTGATATATCGCTGGTGGGCCTACGACTCGTGCGTTAACCTGAGCGAGTGGGCCTCCTACCAGGAGGCCCTCATGCAGAACCCAAACTCCCTCTATTACGGTGAAATTAACTCCACGTGCCTGCCCCCTAACACGCCAGCGCCCGTCATATGGCAGGACTACGCCACGAACCTGACGCATTTCACTACGATGAACCCTAACTCACAACAATACTACTACTACGTGGACCTCTCCGTTAACGGGGGCGAGTCGCTTCTGGGCATAGGCATTGACGCGGGCTCGGCCATAGCGTCGATTATAGGAACGGCCCTTATGGTGAGCCAGCCAGAGGTAGGCGCTGCCGTACTCGTGATAGCGGCGCTCCTAGGCTCCTTCCAGTACCAGTACCACTCACTGGCGGAGAGCGTAAACAGTTTTTTGGTAGGCAACACCCTCCTGAATTATTACGTTAACATATACTACAGCAACCTGACCCCCGTGTACTATAACGCCAGCGGCTACGGCTTCACCCTGCCCAGGGAGCTGATACTTATAAACGTGACCTCATAGCCTGAAGGCTAAGGGGGCGCCTAAGCGCCCTAGTAAAATCTTTTTCTTCGCTTTCCCTTTTCGGCATGAGCCTCTAAACCTCGTGGCCTCAGCCCGCAGAGACAGAAGTGCCAGGAATCTTACGCATGGGGAGCGCCGTAAATGGGGCCCTGCGGGCGAGGCGGAGGTCCCTGGGCGCGAGGGTGACCATAAGCTGATGAAGGTAAGTCCTAGGGACAGACGGCTGGCCAGCCCCTCGAGGCGCCTCGAGGGGTCACGTGAGCTAATTTCATTTTCCACAAGCTTGTGGAAAACGACCTAGCTGGGCCGCTCGAGGGGCCTGACGCCCTGTTACCTTACGCCATTTAATAAACGCAGGACTTACATCAAGGCCTGGGGCTCCGCGTTAAGGCCCTCCTCAGTCACCTGTTCAAGCCTTGTAGTAACACATAATAGCCGGTTTGGTGAGGTCCCCTTGACGGGGTCGACCTTGAAGTACTCAACCTACCTGATGGTCGGCGCCCTGACCTTTGACCTCCTGGTAGCCGTCGTCTACCTTATAGTGGCCCTGGGCATAGGGGCCCCGGCCCTCGCCAGCGGCTTCTACGCCTTCCTCGGGGCCCTCATCTTCATACTCATAGGCATGGGGGCCTCGCTCGGCCTGACAGTGGGCGGCTACAGGAGGTCAATGCTGGCCGTGAGCCTTGTCTTCAACCTGGCCCTGGCGGCCCTCATGTTCTACTTCAAGGCGGGCCTGGTACCTGAGGCCGTGACAGCCCTGGTGGCCCTCGTCAACATCGCGGCCTCAGCCATGGCTTACTCCGCCATGGGGTCGAGCAGGGAGGTCAAGCTGCCAATACTTGGGGTCTAAGCCAGCTCATGACTGAGAGCTGAGCGAGGCCCTCCTGAGCGAGACCCTTACTGCCAGGGCGGCGGCCGCTGAGACGAGGGCCAGGAGAAGGCCGTACCCCAGGGGGCCGGCCAGGAGGAGGGTCAGCGGGGGAGGGGAAGAGGGGACCGAGCCGTAGTAGGAGGTGTTCTCAAAGGCGGGGAAGCCCCCGACCCAGGCCACGGCCGTCACGTTCAGGTAAACTGCGTCAGGGGGGACGGCCTCAGAGGCCACGCCTGACGGCGAGGGCCTCAGGACCTGCCTCACGAGGGAGCCACCATAGTAGTACTCAACTGTCACGGTCCAGTTAGCGCAGGTCGGCCAGACGGAGGCGTAGGCGACCCCTCTGGCGGCCCTGACCAGGGCAGTGGCCATCATGGCCTGGCCCCCTGAGGCGCCCTGGGTCTCATTGAAGGCCCAGAGCGAGGGGTCCGGCCTCACCGTTACCCCCTGGGCCGAGGAGACGCCCTCAGCCGTCTGAGACCCCTCAGGCCACATGGCCGGGAAGCAGTACCACTGCCCTGGCGGCGAGGGCGGCGACCAGGGCCCTAAGTAGTACCTCAGCGACGCCAGGGCGTCCCATGAGCCTATGATGGCCTCTGAGCCCTCGGCGTAGCCTCCCACCACGAACTCGGCGTCCATGCCTTCGGCCTGCCATATCACCATGGTCACGGGCTGCGGCAGCATAACTACCAGGAGGGGCCTGAGCGAGGCGGACCCGTTGAGGCCGTAGTAGAAGGCCACGTAGTCCCCCTGGGCGGCCACGGCCAGCGTGAGGTTGAAGGGGGAGGTCACGTTTGTCCAGCCGGCCGAGGAGTAGAGGTAGGGGCCCTGCGGAGACCTGGCCAGGCGGGCAGAGCCCAGAACCACAGTGAAGTTCAGGGGCTGGCCGAGGCCCGGCTCGTAGCCCTCAGGCCCCGTGAAGTTCCAGAGGTTTACCCAGGCCCTCACGGCGTACCTTCCTCCCCCGAGCTCCCTGACCCCGGCCACGGCCTGGGCCCAGTAGTAGCCCGAGGGCGATGAGGTGTTCCCCGAGACCAGGTCAACGTTGAGCTGGACGCTAACCGAGCTCCCAAAGCCCTGGGAGCTGAAGGAGCCGTTGATGAAGTAGAGCCAGCCCAGGGCCGCCGTGATGGGTATCGGGGACTGGGACGAGTAGCCGAAGGTCAGGCTCGTGTTGCCCTGGGACAGGGCGCTCTCCTGGACACCGTAGTAGGTCGGGCCGACGGGGCTCGCGGCAAGCGCAAGGCCCAGACTCATTGTAAGGGCGAACAGCGCAATCAGCAGGGCGGCCCAGGGCCTGAAGGGCACAGGTTTACCCTACAGCCTTATGAGTGGACGCTGAGGGCGTAATTGCTTTAGTCCAGCTGAGGTGCTTAGGGGGACGAAGGGGGAAGGCCGCTTAGTCTTACCCAAGGCAGA encodes:
- a CDS encoding putative nucleic acid-binding protein, contains PIN domain, whose protein sequence is MRVLDSSALVKYLLGEDGWEQVEQAMREGAATVDLALVEAANALARRVRASKVDPATAAKALEGLAEGKGLKVIGFRDLLKDALEISSREDLTMQDALFVAAALRLGAELVTADSRQAEVAARLGVPVRVL
- a CDS encoding MoaD family protein, archaeal, which produces MRVTVLFGGQLVEAAGVHREELELPEGSSLADLLGELGRIHGPRLTSAMAGRVLVLVNGRSAEPSRAGEVRLSDGDFISILPPVSGGLT
- a CDS encoding Fe-S-cluster-containing hydrogenase components 2; the encoded protein is MKQLIAIPEKCTGCGRCELACSFEHFKVFDPELSAIHVLRLEREPLDAPLFCIQCGLCAMDGVCPHDAIYRDPNTFAVVIDRSRCDGCERCVMVCPYGVITIDRLEKKAVKCDLCGGDPACVKACPEGALAYVDVNDAAYFKRYFFAKLQEKALVPIVPYPAPRGS
- a CDS encoding Phage integrase family; amino-acid sequence: MVRRGWDSGLDFEEAYRRILNHMLSSRSPYDVVLLVQLRNGSRVGEAVEATVRFCETDQDQVLVRVEKHKDNDLRLMVLSEELRSGEGRQLLGEACSRLSALRNPKAAVKVYCRRAYGFNTHSLRYAFVSYLLKRGVSPSIVAKITGHRSLDHILHYTEVKLAEEVLAGLRGWGASPSEGQAP
- a CDS encoding Thermopsin, with translation MPFRPWAALLIALFALTMSLGLALAASPVGPTYYGVQESALSQGNTSLTFGYSSQSPIPITAALGWLYFINGSFSSQGFGSSVSVQLNVDLVSGNTSSPSGYYWAQAVAGVRELGGGRYAVRAWVNLWNFTGPEGYEPGLGQPLNFTVVLGSARLARSPQGPYLYSSAGWTNVTSPFNLTLAVAAQGDYVAFYYGLNGSASLRPLLVVMLPQPVTMVIWQAEGMDAEFVVGGYAEGSEAIIGSWDALASLRYYLGPWSPPSPPGQWYCFPAMWPEGSQTAEGVSSAQGVTVRPDPSLWAFNETQGASGGQAMMATALVRAARGVAYASVWPTCANWTVTVEYYYGGSLVRQVLRPSPSGVASEAVPPDAVYLNVTAVAWVGGFPAFENTSYYGSVPSSPPPLTLLLAGPLGYGLLLALVSAAAALAVRVSLRRASLSSQS